A genome region from Triticum aestivum cultivar Chinese Spring chromosome 2B, IWGSC CS RefSeq v2.1, whole genome shotgun sequence includes the following:
- the LOC123045399 gene encoding uncharacterized hydrolase YugF encodes MADSAGKRPPTPAPASGGGGMAWKLSLALFVLLAALLYKQIQPPAPEIVGSPGGPPVTASRTKLKDGRHLAYLESGVPKEKAKYKIIFVHGFDSCRYDVLQVSPELAQELGIYLLSFDRPGYGESDPDPAPSEKSIALDIEELADNLQLGPKFHLIGFSMGGEIMWSCLKYIPHRLSGVAVLGPVGNYWWSGLPSNVSWDAWYQQLPRDQWAVWVSHHLPWLTYWWNTQKLFPASSVIAYNPALLSEEDAKLMEKFGMRTYMPMIRQQGEYYCLHRDMMVGFGKWGWSPLDLKDPFAGGEGKVHLWHGAEDRIVPVILSRYISERLPWVVYHELPKSGHLFPVAQEMADAIVKSLLLGEQ; translated from the exons GCATGGCGTGGAAGCTCTCTTTAGCTCTGTTCGTGTTGCTCGCGGCGTTGCTGTACAAGCAGATTCAGCCTCCGGCTCCGGAAATCGTTGGCTCGCCGGGTGGCCCCCCTGTTACAGCATCAAGAACAAAGCTCAAAGACGGCAGGCATTTGGCATACCTGGAATCTGGCGTCCCAAAGGAGAAGGCCAAGTACAAGATCATTTTTGTCCATGGATTCGACTCCTGCAGATACGACGTGCTTCAAGTTTCCCCG GAGCTGGCACAAGAGCTGGGCATCTACCTGCTGTCCTTCGACCGGCCTGGGTATGGTGAGAGCGACCCTGACCCGGCACCGTCTGAGAAGAGCATCGCCCTCGACATCGAGGAGCTCGCCGACAACCTGCAGCTGGGCCCCAAATTCCACCTCATCGGCTTCTCCATGGGCGGCGAAATCATGTGGAGCTGCCTCAAGTACATCCCGCACAG GCTCTCTGGGGTGGCCGTTCTCGGGCCGGTCGGCAACTACTGGTGGTCGGGCTTGCCGTCGAACGTGTCATGGGACGCCTGGTACCAGCAGCTCCCACGGGACCAATGGGCGGTCTGGGTCTCCCATCATCTGCCATGGCTGACCTACTGGTGGAACACCCAGAAGCTCTTCCCGGCCTCCAGCGTCATCGCCTACAACCCTGCCCTCCTGTCCGAAGAAGACGCGAAGCTCATGGAGAAGTTTGGAATGCGAACCTACATG CCGATGATAAGGCAGCAGGGGGAGTACTACTGCCTGCACCGCGACATGATGGTCGGGTTCGGGAAGTGGGGTTGGAGCCCCCTGGACCTCAAGGACCCGTTCGCCGGCGGCGAGGGCAAGGTGCACCTGTGGCACGGCGCGGAGGACCGCATCGTGCCGGTCATCTTGTCCAGGTACATCAGCGAGAGGCTCCCGTGGGTGGTCTACCACGAGCTCCCCAAGTCCGGACACCTCTTCCCCGTTGCCCAGGAAATGGCCGACGCCATCGTCAAGTCCCTGCTGCTCGGAGAGCAGTAA